One genomic segment of Drosophila willistoni isolate 14030-0811.24 chromosome 2R unlocalized genomic scaffold, UCI_dwil_1.1 Seg200, whole genome shotgun sequence includes these proteins:
- the LOC6641726 gene encoding uncharacterized protein LOC6641726, whose product MKFEFTNLKYENFDKEFCEFEYCYLKSINRTYKYLSLRVNLLQLPVTKFSVRFQMLKRFNGYKPFLYDTTVDGCKFLANQKINPVAGFFFGLFSKYSNINHTCPYEHDVIVDKVAVNTMNNGLTNVLPFPEGDYLYNITWIAYGKPRAVVKVFGTLS is encoded by the exons atgaaatttgaatttacaaacttaaaatatgaaaatttcgATAAGGAGTTCTGTGAATTTGAATATTGTTATTTGAAATCGATTAACCGAACTTACAAGTATTTATCACTAAGAGTAAATTTGCTTCAACTTCCCGTTACCAAATTTTCG GTGCGATTCCAAATGCTCAAACGATTCAATGGCTATAAACCCTTTTTGTATGACACCACGGTTGATGGCTGCAAATTTTTGGCGAATCAAAAAATCAACCCAGTGGCAGGTTTCTTTTTTggattattttcaaaatattcaaatattaatcaTACTTGTCCGTACGAA CACGATGTTATTGTAGATAAGGTTGCTGTTAATACAATGAATAATGGATTAACCAATGTTCTACCGTTTCCTGAGGGTGATTACTTGTACAACATAACTTGGATAGCCTACGGCAAACCCCGCGCCGTAGTTAAAGTCTTTGGCACCCTTTCATAA